One genomic window of Desulfuromonas sp. AOP6 includes the following:
- a CDS encoding flagellar assembly protein FliW: MNKIMTRFGEVEYDPRNTLQFPKGLIGFEGLREFIVMPNIKDGPLFWIQSIDDPQIAFVLTEPTNFFLDYRVAPDETERSFLGISEKDDCYVLSVVTVHAGGKVTLNLMAPILFAPASNRAMQVILEKTSYTTKHPLPEVA; this comes from the coding sequence ATGAATAAAATCATGACGCGTTTCGGCGAAGTCGAATACGATCCCCGGAATACCCTGCAATTTCCTAAGGGCCTCATCGGTTTTGAGGGCCTGCGGGAATTCATCGTCATGCCCAATATCAAAGACGGCCCGCTGTTCTGGATTCAGAGCATCGACGACCCCCAGATTGCCTTTGTGCTGACCGAACCGACCAACTTCTTTCTCGATTACCGGGTGGCTCCCGATGAGACAGAGCGCAGCTTTCTCGGGATCAGCGAAAAAGATGACTGTTATGTGCTGTCGGTCGTGACTGTTCATGCGGGAGGAAAGGTAACCCTCAACCTGATGGCCCCGATCCTTTTCGCTCCTGCCAGCAATCGGGCGATGCAGGTCATCCTCGAAAAAACGTCCTATACGACAAAGCACCCTTTGCCGGAAGTGGCTTAA
- the flgM gene encoding flagellar biosynthesis anti-sigma factor FlgM codes for MTIKISGDKGLGPLDGLKKSQKTAAAGDKAKAGAADKVSFSSALQQAAQAQETKGAARTESMEKVAFSPLIMEMSHIQDSGTSEVSARQQKIDELKAQIADGSYQPDLNKVAASLLKFVTGEK; via the coding sequence ATGACGATCAAAATTTCTGGAGACAAAGGGCTCGGCCCTCTCGACGGGTTGAAGAAAAGCCAGAAGACGGCAGCCGCAGGCGACAAGGCCAAGGCGGGCGCGGCGGACAAAGTGAGCTTTTCCTCGGCCCTGCAGCAGGCAGCCCAGGCCCAGGAAACAAAAGGCGCGGCGCGCACCGAGTCCATGGAGAAAGTCGCTTTCTCTCCCCTTATCATGGAGATGAGCCATATTCAGGACAGCGGCACTTCTGAGGTGTCCGCTCGCCAACAGAAGATCGATGAACTTAAGGCGCAGATCGCCGATGGTTCTTACCAGCCTGATCTTAATAAAGTGGCGGCCAGCCTGCTCAAGTTCGTCACCGGGGAGAAATGA
- a CDS encoding glycosyltransferase, with the protein MKKKALVLTNHLHSFAGSEILALEVAETLVRLGFDVLIYCNALAPDIAKHTFPEISLSDSDTRPNFFEYDFVWMHHLVAPLCLPENLPDFEKNQVIVSAHLSPYEEFEHIGLGLAKDIGAQICSNSTETARAISHYVENQDVFNFFNACSPSFWSASPVAAQSLKKVLLVSNHLPQELIELQKLTSLCDVEFTHIGNVGKYTRLRPHHIEEHDAVITIGKTVQNSLLMGKPVFVYDKFGGPGWLSEKNFYRAEEYNFSGRCCNQKLEPEEIAKNLKEKFQEAQEFVLNLKDKIKTKYCLETFIKKRIECGSYNKNIETLINSLQKLKPHSVVIRKLYKGSMYQQKSNNRHLILKGEALFKEGNYDKSKKYFVNAIKDDSSNIEALNNLGVVAMQNGEFDEAKNLFNCCLYIDPFFGDASENLRFLLSLETGKNDEEANKVRCLCDEGEAFFQQGNFSEAINCFLKMLELNQENVEALNNLGVIAYQQKNLSRAKEFFRRCTQIDPDFKEASENLEMCKREAEFTDADISHENKKSYFSIITCSVDDTKFSRLQSSLNQSFSEPFELIRIPDAQSLCEGYNRGIREARGDVLVFCHDDIEFFNENLGSRLHQSLESCDIVGVAGTSRLVEGNWIAAGHPYIHGQVAHLTKGKADTYELCIYGNGRDPELVPGIQALDGLFFAVRRDVFKEVSFDEDLFDGFHLYDLDFTYTAFLKGYRIAVDHRINVLHSSAGNYSEDWSRYFKRFNTKHSHVLEKKNSFSLTRFKGLRLETRPAVKREMKRYGEYRRVEIVASENKVSGVELRMTQDGRSVDLPFGDSEIDFFRITGEVKLLPEIIPLMNAVNRVCRHGAMLEIVQNGRVGDVDGEWPIHDCFSLSITEPGYYGFAKEKGFRGQFTIVNNFFGKHKTGERVVEFHYQIIKHVVEKLPSIFENKNKLDINSNALPNSFSNNPKFSIIVPHYQGSVSHKKFIEGINSILCQSFKDFEILCYHDGPLLDASCQFPIKIMPTKQRYNNWGHSLRDLGIKQARGEYIIHFNPDNVLYPNALKILSAVDSDIIIFPVKMMGLERNGELLYYSNPRNYEKFEILRGKPLVFANIDCMQFVMRRSRWLEVGGWFDTRETSDGFMYPLFAEKFGPPAYVSGAPLGEHW; encoded by the coding sequence ATGAAAAAAAAAGCATTAGTTCTCACCAATCATCTCCATTCTTTTGCAGGTTCTGAAATCCTTGCCCTAGAGGTTGCGGAAACCTTGGTTAGGCTTGGTTTTGATGTATTGATTTACTGCAATGCTTTAGCACCTGACATCGCCAAGCACACTTTCCCCGAGATTTCGCTTTCAGATTCAGATACGCGCCCAAATTTTTTTGAATATGACTTTGTGTGGATGCATCATTTAGTTGCGCCATTATGTTTGCCTGAAAATCTCCCCGATTTTGAAAAAAATCAGGTTATAGTTTCAGCACATCTTTCACCTTACGAAGAATTTGAGCATATTGGCTTGGGGCTCGCTAAGGACATTGGAGCCCAGATTTGTTCCAACAGTACAGAAACTGCAAGAGCCATATCTCATTATGTCGAAAACCAAGATGTGTTTAATTTCTTTAATGCCTGTAGCCCATCATTCTGGTCAGCCAGTCCTGTTGCAGCCCAATCCTTAAAAAAAGTATTGCTAGTTTCCAATCATTTGCCTCAAGAGTTAATCGAGTTGCAAAAACTTACGAGTCTTTGTGATGTTGAATTCACTCACATTGGTAATGTTGGTAAGTACACACGCTTGCGCCCTCATCATATTGAAGAACATGATGCTGTTATAACAATTGGAAAAACAGTTCAAAATAGCCTTCTTATGGGAAAGCCTGTTTTTGTTTACGATAAATTCGGTGGACCTGGTTGGTTAAGTGAGAAGAACTTTTACAGGGCAGAGGAATATAATTTTTCCGGAAGGTGTTGTAATCAAAAACTTGAACCAGAAGAAATTGCTAAAAATCTTAAAGAAAAATTTCAGGAGGCTCAAGAATTCGTATTAAATTTAAAAGACAAAATAAAAACAAAATATTGTCTTGAAACCTTTATTAAAAAACGCATTGAGTGTGGTTCTTATAATAAGAATATTGAGACTTTAATAAATTCTTTACAAAAATTAAAGCCACATTCAGTGGTGATTAGAAAACTGTACAAAGGGTCAATGTATCAACAAAAATCAAATAATAGACATTTAATATTAAAGGGTGAGGCTCTGTTTAAAGAAGGTAACTATGATAAATCTAAAAAATATTTTGTTAACGCAATAAAAGATGATTCTTCAAATATAGAAGCCCTTAATAACTTAGGGGTTGTTGCTATGCAAAATGGAGAGTTTGACGAGGCAAAAAATCTATTTAATTGCTGTCTTTATATTGATCCATTTTTTGGAGATGCTTCCGAGAACTTGCGCTTCTTGTTGTCTTTGGAAACAGGTAAAAATGATGAAGAAGCGAATAAAGTTAGATGTCTTTGCGATGAAGGAGAAGCCTTTTTTCAACAAGGAAATTTCAGTGAAGCGATTAACTGTTTCTTAAAAATGCTAGAATTGAACCAGGAAAATGTCGAAGCCTTAAATAATCTAGGTGTCATTGCCTATCAGCAAAAGAATTTAAGCCGAGCTAAAGAATTCTTTAGACGATGTACTCAAATTGACCCTGATTTTAAAGAGGCTTCTGAAAATCTAGAGATGTGTAAACGTGAGGCTGAGTTTACGGATGCAGATATCAGCCATGAGAATAAAAAGTCATATTTTTCCATTATCACTTGCAGTGTTGATGATACAAAATTTTCACGACTTCAGTCGAGCCTGAATCAATCTTTTTCGGAACCTTTCGAATTAATTCGCATCCCTGACGCTCAATCTTTATGTGAGGGCTATAATCGTGGTATCCGTGAAGCCCGAGGTGATGTGCTTGTTTTTTGCCACGACGATATCGAATTTTTTAACGAGAATCTCGGGAGTCGACTGCATCAAAGTTTAGAAAGCTGCGATATTGTCGGAGTGGCGGGAACAAGTAGGCTTGTCGAGGGTAACTGGATAGCGGCAGGCCACCCCTACATTCACGGGCAGGTCGCTCATTTGACGAAAGGCAAAGCCGATACCTATGAGCTTTGTATCTATGGCAATGGCCGCGATCCTGAACTTGTGCCGGGGATTCAGGCCCTCGATGGCCTTTTTTTTGCGGTGCGGCGGGATGTGTTTAAGGAAGTTTCCTTTGATGAGGATCTTTTTGATGGGTTCCACCTGTATGACCTGGATTTTACTTATACTGCCTTTTTAAAAGGCTATCGGATTGCGGTTGACCATCGAATTAATGTGCTCCATTCCTCCGCAGGGAATTATAGTGAAGATTGGAGTAGATATTTTAAGCGGTTCAATACAAAGCATTCTCATGTTTTGGAGAAGAAAAATTCTTTCTCTTTGACAAGGTTTAAAGGCCTTCGATTGGAAACGAGGCCCGCAGTCAAGCGAGAAATGAAGCGATATGGTGAATATCGGCGGGTCGAGATAGTCGCGAGTGAAAATAAAGTTTCCGGTGTTGAGTTGCGTATGACTCAAGATGGTCGGTCTGTTGACCTACCCTTTGGTGATTCTGAAATTGATTTCTTTCGTATCACGGGGGAGGTTAAGCTTTTGCCTGAAATCATCCCCTTGATGAATGCTGTCAACCGGGTGTGCAGACATGGCGCCATGCTAGAAATAGTGCAAAATGGCAGGGTTGGAGATGTGGACGGGGAATGGCCTATTCATGACTGTTTTAGTCTCTCAATAACTGAGCCGGGCTATTATGGGTTCGCAAAAGAAAAAGGTTTTAGAGGCCAATTCACAATTGTTAACAATTTTTTTGGTAAGCATAAAACAGGAGAAAGAGTCGTCGAATTTCACTATCAAATAATAAAGCATGTAGTGGAAAAATTACCATCAATATTCGAGAATAAAAACAAGCTTGATATTAATTCAAACGCATTACCAAACTCTTTTTCAAATAATCCGAAATTTTCAATAATAGTTCCGCACTATCAGGGGTCAGTTTCACACAAAAAGTTTATTGAAGGTATTAATTCAATACTATGCCAATCATTTAAAGATTTCGAAATACTCTGTTACCATGATGGTCCTTTGTTAGATGCATCCTGCCAATTTCCCATTAAAATTATGCCAACTAAACAAAGGTACAATAACTGGGGGCATTCTCTTAGGGACCTTGGTATAAAGCAAGCAAGGGGAGAATACATCATTCACTTTAATCCTGATAATGTTCTTTATCCTAATGCTTTAAAAATTTTATCAGCTGTTGACAGTGATATTATTATTTTTCCTGTGAAAATGATGGGTTTAGAGAGGAATGGCGAGCTCCTGTATTATTCTAATCCTAGAAATTATGAAAAATTTGAAATTTTACGTGGCAAGCCTCTTGTTTTTGCAAATATCGATTGCATGCAGTTTGTAATGAGAAGGAGCCGCTGGCTTGAGGTTGGGGGGTGGTTTGATACGCGAGAGACCTCGGATGGATTTATGTACCCTTTGTTTGCTGAAAAGTTTGGACCACCTGCCTACGTTAGTGGAGCCCCCTTGGGTGAACACTGGTAA
- the flgL gene encoding flagellar hook-associated protein FlgL gives MKTTNATTYRTLLQNLTRGSTRLNDWRIKTATGKQVSRPSDDPTAIRPILNARSQISASDRYVRTMDTAQDRLDNSEAYLFNVENVLTRVKELVIQAGNATYTPEDRALLANEIALRREELLDAANAKVDGKYLFAGYADNTKPFLANPAYPGTSSAPVIYAGDSRAVTLEIGPGALVETSIPGSELFMGQEDTDGDGVAEQVGIDIFSVLARIEEGLRANDPDAVNVEIDNVEEGANQVRKLHGLLGAVGQRLDTARVHMETLNIDMEEIRSRYEDIDLVEAISNMTMEENALKAAMQVSARVSQLSILDYF, from the coding sequence ATGAAAACAACCAACGCGACAACCTATCGTACGCTGTTGCAGAATCTGACCCGCGGCAGCACCCGCCTGAATGACTGGCGCATCAAAACAGCGACGGGCAAGCAGGTATCCCGTCCTTCTGATGATCCGACGGCGATTCGCCCCATCCTGAATGCCCGCAGCCAGATCAGCGCCTCCGATCGCTACGTGCGGACCATGGATACGGCGCAGGATCGTCTGGACAACTCCGAAGCCTATCTTTTCAACGTGGAAAATGTCCTCACCCGCGTAAAAGAGCTGGTGATTCAGGCCGGCAATGCTACCTATACCCCGGAAGACCGCGCCCTGCTGGCCAATGAAATCGCTTTGCGCCGAGAGGAACTGCTTGACGCCGCCAACGCCAAGGTCGACGGCAAGTACCTTTTTGCCGGCTATGCCGACAATACCAAGCCCTTTCTCGCCAATCCTGCCTATCCGGGCACCTCTTCCGCGCCCGTTATCTATGCGGGTGATTCCCGGGCCGTTACACTGGAAATAGGCCCTGGCGCTCTGGTCGAGACCTCCATTCCGGGATCCGAGCTTTTTATGGGCCAGGAGGATACGGATGGCGACGGCGTAGCCGAGCAGGTTGGTATCGATATTTTTTCTGTGCTCGCCCGCATTGAAGAGGGGTTGCGGGCCAACGACCCGGACGCCGTCAATGTCGAAATCGACAATGTTGAAGAGGGTGCCAATCAGGTCCGTAAATTGCACGGCCTGCTGGGGGCGGTCGGGCAGCGTCTTGACACCGCTCGTGTCCATATGGAAACACTCAATATCGATATGGAAGAAATACGGTCCCGTTATGAGGATATTGATCTGGTCGAAGCCATCAGCAATATGACCATGGAGGAAAACGCCCTGAAAGCCGCCATGCAGGTCAGTGCCAGGGTCTCGCAGCTGTCCATCCTCGATTATTTCTAA
- a CDS encoding flagellin domain-containing protein, which yields MALVINSNIGSLNAQRNLNSTSKGMSTAMQRLSSGLRINSAKDDAAGLAISDRMTAQIRGLNQAARNANDGISLAQTAEGALSETTNILQRMRELSVQSANATNSTTDRASLDAEFKQLISEIDRIATDTEFNGTKLLDGTFTAQAFQVGADSGQTISVGIAGATATALSVTDAAIGVDTASGASASIAAIDSAISTVDTIRGDLGAVQNRFESTIANLQNVSENVSAARSRILDADIAAETSTMTKYNILQQAGVSILAQANQTPQLALSLLG from the coding sequence ATGGCACTCGTAATCAACAGCAATATCGGTTCTCTCAACGCTCAACGCAATCTGAACTCCACTTCAAAAGGCATGAGCACCGCCATGCAGCGCCTCTCCTCGGGCCTGCGTATCAACAGCGCCAAGGATGACGCCGCCGGTCTGGCCATTTCCGACCGCATGACCGCCCAGATCCGCGGACTCAATCAGGCTGCCCGTAACGCTAACGACGGTATCTCTCTGGCGCAGACTGCTGAAGGCGCTCTCTCTGAGACCACCAACATTCTGCAGCGCATGCGTGAACTGTCTGTTCAGTCAGCCAACGCCACCAACTCTACGACTGACCGCGCTTCTCTGGATGCCGAATTCAAGCAGTTGATTTCTGAAATTGACCGTATCGCCACTGACACCGAGTTCAACGGCACCAAACTCCTCGACGGTACTTTTACCGCCCAGGCTTTCCAGGTCGGTGCAGATTCGGGTCAGACCATTTCTGTGGGAATTGCTGGTGCTACCGCTACGGCTCTCAGTGTTACTGACGCAGCTATTGGTGTTGACACTGCTTCAGGCGCCAGCGCATCTATTGCTGCCATCGATTCGGCTATCTCTACTGTCGACACCATCCGTGGCGACCTGGGTGCCGTGCAGAACCGTTTCGAGTCTACCATCGCCAACCTGCAGAATGTTTCTGAAAACGTCTCCGCTGCCCGCTCCCGCATCCTGGATGCGGACATCGCGGCCGAAACGTCCACAATGACCAAGTACAACATCCTGCAGCAGGCAGGGGTTTCGATCCTGGCTCAGGCCAACCAGACCCCTCAGCTGGCTCTTTCTCTTCTCGGTTAA
- a CDS encoding tetratricopeptide repeat protein, translating into MGRKNRQIKTPRKESSDAVLVSKAMDLFGQGAVTQAISLLSGEVNRGGNQAKLWYALGYIYQGAGRDEDALHSYKEALAAEPSLAEAWNNLGLLYAKRGRRAEAENAFKQALQHSAGMHDASINLGRLLVEQGRAKEAVTIYQTALTSSDKPAQLCYALAVAYRAVNRPGQAIVYLEEALSLAPDYSPGHNLMGVVLMDMGMAEEALSHFHKAIEITPDDDGPRTNLAGLLQSLGRFQEAYEQAREAVALAPEKPLIHSNLLFLMNYQEALSRDEIYAEQRRWNERHALPVLQKSVRPETELTRDKKLRIGYVSPDFRFHPVCFFITPILSGFDRSHFEVFCYSNVSRPDQQTEKMKEWATGWRDICGVPDEEVAQWIRDDRIDILVDLAGHSGDNRLLVFAHKAAPVQITFLGNPDGTGMDAMDYRITDSWCDPVGLTECFHAEKLLRLPGNFFCYAPPSPAPDIGPLPCRQNGYVTFGSFNNFSKISENLLGIWSEIMQGVPESRLVFQAKPLTDKGKVLELKRFFESRGVAGDRILAKGNTSISEHLKLVTQVDIALDSFPWNGHTTTCHTLWMGVPVVSMAGERGISRMGLSILGGLGLERFVACNVSDYVKTAVDLSGNPGVLENFRKNIRSEILNSSWGNSLTYNETLENLFRDVWIKYCVEHQG; encoded by the coding sequence ATGGGAAGAAAAAATAGGCAGATCAAGACTCCCAGAAAAGAGAGTTCAGATGCCGTGCTGGTGAGCAAAGCCATGGACCTCTTCGGTCAGGGCGCCGTGACCCAGGCCATCTCTCTGCTGTCGGGTGAGGTGAACAGGGGAGGTAATCAGGCCAAGCTCTGGTATGCTCTTGGCTATATCTATCAGGGGGCAGGCAGGGACGAAGACGCCTTGCATTCCTATAAGGAGGCTCTTGCGGCAGAGCCTTCGTTGGCGGAAGCCTGGAACAATCTCGGCTTGCTTTATGCGAAACGCGGCCGCAGGGCAGAGGCGGAAAATGCTTTTAAGCAAGCCTTGCAACATTCGGCCGGGATGCATGATGCGAGCATCAATTTAGGCCGTCTTCTTGTTGAGCAGGGTAGAGCGAAAGAGGCCGTCACGATTTACCAGACGGCTCTCACGTCTTCGGATAAACCTGCGCAGCTCTGTTATGCCCTGGCGGTTGCCTACCGGGCTGTCAACCGCCCTGGGCAGGCTATTGTCTATCTGGAAGAAGCCCTGAGTCTTGCCCCTGATTATTCGCCTGGGCACAATCTCATGGGCGTTGTTCTCATGGATATGGGCATGGCCGAGGAGGCCCTGTCCCATTTCCATAAAGCTATCGAGATTACTCCCGACGATGATGGGCCACGGACAAACCTGGCCGGGCTGCTTCAGTCCCTGGGGAGGTTCCAGGAAGCGTATGAGCAGGCCAGAGAGGCTGTTGCCCTGGCCCCTGAAAAGCCCCTGATTCACTCCAATCTGTTGTTTCTCATGAATTATCAGGAAGCCCTGAGTCGTGATGAAATCTATGCCGAGCAACGTCGATGGAACGAACGCCATGCCTTGCCCGTGCTCCAGAAATCGGTGAGGCCTGAAACCGAACTGACGCGGGACAAAAAGCTCAGGATTGGCTATGTCTCGCCAGATTTCCGCTTCCACCCGGTCTGCTTCTTTATCACTCCCATCCTTTCCGGTTTTGACCGCAGTCACTTTGAAGTGTTCTGTTACTCCAATGTTTCCCGTCCGGATCAACAGACCGAAAAAATGAAAGAGTGGGCAACAGGTTGGCGGGACATCTGCGGGGTCCCTGATGAAGAGGTGGCCCAATGGATTCGTGACGATCGGATCGATATTCTGGTTGACCTTGCTGGACATTCTGGCGACAACCGGCTCCTGGTATTTGCCCATAAGGCGGCCCCAGTACAAATCACCTTTCTGGGGAACCCTGATGGGACCGGCATGGATGCCATGGATTACCGGATTACCGACTCCTGGTGTGATCCTGTCGGGCTGACGGAGTGTTTCCATGCCGAGAAATTGCTGCGCCTGCCTGGAAATTTTTTCTGCTATGCGCCGCCGTCCCCCGCGCCGGATATAGGCCCGCTTCCTTGTAGGCAAAATGGCTACGTCACCTTTGGCAGTTTTAACAATTTTTCAAAAATTTCAGAAAATCTCCTCGGGATCTGGTCTGAAATTATGCAGGGTGTTCCCGAATCCCGTCTGGTATTTCAGGCTAAGCCTCTGACGGACAAGGGCAAGGTTTTAGAGCTGAAACGGTTCTTTGAAAGCAGAGGCGTCGCCGGCGATCGGATTCTGGCGAAGGGGAATACTTCTATTTCAGAGCATTTGAAATTAGTGACTCAAGTGGATATCGCCTTGGACAGCTTCCCTTGGAATGGGCATACGACCACCTGTCATACCCTCTGGATGGGAGTGCCTGTCGTTTCCATGGCTGGTGAACGGGGGATATCTAGAATGGGTCTTTCTATTCTAGGCGGGCTGGGCCTTGAAAGGTTCGTTGCCTGCAATGTTTCTGACTATGTAAAGACAGCTGTGGACCTGAGTGGCAACCCAGGAGTTCTTGAGAACTTTCGCAAAAATATCCGCAGTGAAATTTTGAATTCATCCTGGGGTAACTCCCTAACATATAACGAAACCCTGGAAAATCTGTTTCGTGATGTCTGGATAAAATATTGTGTGGAACATCAGGGATAA
- a CDS encoding flagellar protein FlgN translates to MASTLRAQLEELYALILKERECAKTMAMDELLHTVQAKNELLRSLQSVTKVAPEDRELAVAVREENRRNAYLFWASLGFIRESMSFFRKELSPVSYGAHGATVRGRSEGMLLRGRI, encoded by the coding sequence ATGGCGTCGACCCTGCGAGCCCAGCTTGAAGAGCTTTATGCGCTGATACTCAAGGAGCGTGAGTGCGCCAAGACCATGGCAATGGATGAGCTACTGCATACCGTTCAGGCCAAAAACGAACTGCTCCGGTCTTTGCAGTCCGTAACCAAGGTCGCTCCTGAAGATCGTGAGCTGGCGGTTGCTGTGCGCGAAGAAAACCGCCGCAATGCTTATCTGTTCTGGGCATCGCTGGGGTTTATCCGTGAATCGATGAGTTTTTTCCGGAAAGAGCTGTCTCCGGTATCTTATGGCGCTCACGGGGCTACCGTCCGCGGTCGTTCCGAAGGGATGCTTTTGAGAGGGAGGATCTGA
- the flgK gene encoding flagellar hook-associated protein FlgK, whose translation MGGLLNALNSGKTSLFTNQKGIEVTGNNMANVNTPGYSRQVMQLSDVPTLEYGGLFIGTGVRVDDIVRNYDSFVQDQLVSKQASFGEMDAKSLPLTEVERIVNVTDANLSTAVDAFFDSWQELSTNPSGEVERQIVIQNGQTLAAAFNSASSQMQYAQENINTILESKVVGVNSALQEIADLNDRIAGIEATGLTANGERDRRDLLVQDVAKALGASYLEQRDGTVSLQLPGGLPLVQGREYLPLETQRVDGKIEISLKTKASDIPLGLRDVGGEIKGLLSVRDEIIPDLLADFDKLAYNLVESVNAVHQAGVDRDGNPAGLFFEAAPLPVPPATFGAGAAAVMQVSAAVVNNTGLVAAGKSGLSGDNTNALDMATLHQAPVIDGADSFNGFYSKIAGKVGITINQNNLQRDGADDALIQLQNLRDSKSGVSIEEEMLSLVKYQSGFEAAAKFLTTVDEMMDTVINLKR comes from the coding sequence ATGGGGGGTCTCCTTAATGCGTTGAATTCCGGCAAGACGAGCCTCTTCACCAATCAGAAGGGGATTGAAGTCACCGGCAACAATATGGCCAACGTCAACACGCCGGGCTATTCCCGTCAGGTGATGCAGCTTTCGGACGTTCCTACTCTGGAGTACGGCGGCCTGTTTATCGGTACCGGTGTCAGGGTTGACGATATCGTTCGTAACTACGACTCCTTTGTGCAGGATCAGCTTGTATCCAAGCAGGCGTCCTTTGGCGAAATGGATGCCAAGAGCCTGCCTTTGACCGAAGTGGAGAGAATCGTCAACGTCACCGATGCCAATCTTTCCACGGCGGTGGATGCTTTTTTTGACTCCTGGCAGGAGCTTTCCACGAATCCCAGCGGAGAGGTGGAGCGCCAGATCGTCATCCAGAACGGCCAGACACTGGCGGCGGCTTTTAATTCGGCCAGCAGTCAGATGCAGTATGCGCAGGAAAATATCAACACGATCCTGGAATCCAAGGTAGTCGGCGTCAATTCGGCTCTCCAGGAAATAGCCGATCTCAACGACAGGATTGCCGGTATCGAGGCCACCGGTCTTACCGCTAACGGTGAGCGTGACCGGCGTGACCTGTTGGTGCAGGATGTCGCCAAGGCCTTGGGGGCTTCCTATCTGGAACAACGCGATGGCACGGTTTCCCTGCAATTGCCCGGCGGGCTCCCCCTCGTGCAGGGACGGGAGTACCTCCCTCTGGAAACGCAGCGGGTCGATGGTAAAATCGAGATTTCCCTGAAGACCAAGGCCTCTGATATCCCCCTGGGACTCAGAGATGTAGGGGGCGAGATCAAAGGGCTTCTGAGTGTGCGGGATGAAATTATTCCAGACCTTCTCGCGGATTTTGACAAGCTGGCCTATAACCTGGTTGAAAGCGTCAATGCGGTCCATCAGGCAGGCGTTGATCGTGACGGCAATCCGGCTGGTCTGTTTTTCGAGGCGGCGCCTCTGCCGGTTCCGCCAGCGACCTTTGGAGCCGGCGCCGCTGCTGTCATGCAGGTTAGTGCGGCTGTGGTTAACAATACGGGGCTGGTCGCTGCCGGTAAGAGCGGCCTGTCGGGAGACAACACCAACGCGCTGGACATGGCGACCCTTCACCAGGCGCCTGTAATTGACGGCGCGGACAGCTTCAATGGGTTTTACAGTAAAATCGCCGGGAAGGTCGGGATAACGATCAACCAGAACAATCTTCAGCGGGATGGCGCCGACGATGCTCTGATCCAACTGCAGAACCTGCGTGACTCCAAATCGGGAGTTTCGATTGAAGAAGAGATGTTGAGTCTGGTCAAGTACCAATCGGGCTTTGAGGCGGCAGCCAAATTTTTGACCACCGTCGATGAGATGATGGATACCGTGATCAATCTGAAGAGGTAG
- the csrA gene encoding carbon storage regulator CsrA, translating into MLVLTRKAGEGIVIGDNIKLTIVEIKGGGIRIGIDAPQDMKIYRQEVYDRICAENKEATQWNLADLNSLLTASLAKEDR; encoded by the coding sequence ATGTTGGTTCTGACTCGAAAAGCCGGTGAAGGTATTGTCATCGGCGACAACATCAAACTCACCATTGTTGAGATCAAGGGTGGCGGCATACGCATTGGTATCGACGCCCCCCAGGATATGAAAATATACCGGCAGGAGGTCTACGACCGCATCTGCGCGGAAAACAAGGAGGCCACCCAATGGAACCTTGCCGATCTGAACTCTCTTTTGACGGCCAGCCTTGCCAAGGAGGATCGGTGA